A genomic segment from Pseudomonas sp. S09G 359 encodes:
- a CDS encoding helix-turn-helix domain-containing protein, producing the protein MHKENPQRASVLQHVSQNVRRLRHAADLSQTALSEKSGVSRRMLVAIEAGEKNVSLSTLDRVAEALDVAFSDLIQAPDAPDHSRINELAWAGDIPGSKAVLLAKATARREVELWEMQLEPGDRYSPDPDPDGWSVQLFVFEGCLTLLVGDEEKRVAAGEFYMFASRHVHGYRNDGEVAVRFVRNVVI; encoded by the coding sequence GTGCACAAAGAAAATCCACAACGGGCCTCGGTCCTGCAGCACGTCAGCCAAAACGTCCGTCGCCTGCGCCATGCCGCCGACTTGAGCCAGACCGCGCTCTCGGAAAAATCCGGCGTCAGCCGGCGCATGCTGGTGGCCATCGAGGCGGGTGAGAAGAACGTCAGCCTGTCCACCCTGGACCGCGTTGCCGAAGCGTTGGACGTGGCCTTCAGCGACCTGATCCAGGCCCCGGATGCGCCCGACCACAGCCGCATCAACGAGCTGGCCTGGGCCGGCGATATCCCTGGCAGCAAGGCGGTGCTGCTGGCCAAGGCCACCGCGCGGCGCGAGGTCGAGTTGTGGGAGATGCAGCTGGAGCCGGGTGATCGCTACAGCCCCGACCCCGACCCGGACGGCTGGAGCGTGCAGCTGTTTGTATTCGAAGGTTGCCTCACGCTGCTGGTAGGCGATGAAGAAAAGCGCGTCGCCGCCGGCGAGTTCTATATGTTCGCCAGCCGTCATGTGCACGGCTACCGCAACGACGGCGAGGTGGCTGTACGCTTCGTGCGCAACGTGGTGATCTAA